One genomic segment of Mangifera indica cultivar Alphonso chromosome 6, CATAS_Mindica_2.1, whole genome shotgun sequence includes these proteins:
- the LOC123219343 gene encoding squamosa promoter-binding-like protein 3, with product MMGSSKAKGKGMKELVTEEEEEDDDEDSSITAGFDEDDNKKKSKKAATSVSCQVDTCTADMTDAKRYHRRHKVCEVHAKASAVQLAGLQQRFCQQCSRFHELSEFDHAKRSCRRRLAGHNERRRKSSFEYHGEGSN from the exons ATGATGGGCTCGAGCAAGGCCAAGGGAAAGGGAATGAAAGAGCTGGTGAcggaggaggaggaagaagatgatgatgaggattCTAGTATTACTGCAGGTTTTGACGAGGAtgataataagaagaaaagtaagaaaGCAGCGACCTCGGTTTCTTGTCAGGTGGATACTTGTACGGCTGATATGACCGACGCCAAGCGATACCATAGGCGCCATAAGGTCTGTGAAGTCCATGCTAAGGCTTCCGCCGTTCAACTCGCTGGTCTTCAACAACGTTTTTGCCAGCAATGTAGCAG GTTTCATGAGCTGTCGGAGTTTGATCATGCGAAAAGGAGTTGTCGACGGCGATTGGCTGGACACAACGAGCGACGCCGCAAAAGTTCATTTGAGTATCATGGAGAAGGCTCCAACTGA
- the LOC123219797 gene encoding dof zinc finger protein DOF1.4-like, whose product MLGNCEKMLVISSTTNEWPRNQIDEKNLMASTSRLMEKPGQDQPPQQPLKCPRCDSSNTKFCYYNNYSLSQPRHFCKACKRYWTRGGTLRNVPVGGGCRKNKRVKRPSSSIDGASSTPSASPNPSNQNQLDISSTSNHINSLFYGLPTNPSEMNLPFSRFNSRVSCVDTVSGYDLEPQLNALGLGFSSGFISSDASDSTTSYRNGFDPLKQIHDVVTSTSLLSSTYSTFGSSPSVTAASPTMAPLLASTVHYQKYINNGVKSAEVPNHFNSITSLEDLQMTVNGGARISMKEVKVEEGQNRMDWNVACQNQMEPIGLSDPSLYWNTTSVGAWHDPSNNIGSSVSSLI is encoded by the exons ATGTTGGGTAACTGTGAGAAGATGCTTGTCATCTCTTCAACTACTAACGAATGGCCACgg AATCAGATAGATGAGAAAAACTTGATGGCTTCCACAAGTAGGCTTATGGAGAAACCAGGCCAAGATCAACCTCCACAACAACCTCTTAAGTGTCCTCGCTGTGATTCCTCAAACACCAAATTCTGTTACTACAACAACTACAGTCTTTCACAGCCGAGACACTTTTGCAAGGCCTGCAAACGTTACTGGACAAGAGGTGGAACTCTGAGAAATGTTCCTGTTGGTGGTGGTTGCAGGAAAAACAAGCGTGTGAAGAGGCCTTCCTCTTCCATTGATGGAGCATCTTCAACTCCTAGTGCAAGCCCTAATCCTTCTAATCAAAACCAGCTTGATATTTCTTCAACCTCAAATCATATCAATTCTTTGTTTTATGGTTTACCCACAAACCCATCTGAAATGAACCTTCCATTTTCTAGGTTTAATTCAAGGGTTTCATGCGTAGACACTGTTTCTGGCTATGACCTAGAGCCTCAGTTGAATGCTCTTGGATTAGGGTTTTCCTCTGGGTTCATTTCTAGTGATGCTTCTGATAGTACTACTAGTTATCGAAATGGCTTTGACCCACTTAAGCAAATCCATGATGTAGTTACTTCAACTTCTCTTCTTTCGAGTACCTACTCCACTTTCGGTTCTTCACCTTCTGTCACCGCTGCTTCTCCAACTATGGCTCCTTTGCTTGCTTCTACTGTTCACTACCAAAAGTATATCAACAATGGCGTAAAAAGCGCTGAAGTACCCAACCATTTCAACTCCATAACATCCTTAGAAGATCTGCAAATGACGGTCAATGGTGGAGCCAGGATATCAATGAAAGAAGTGAAAGTGGAAGAGGGCCAAAACAGGATGGATTGGAATGTAGCATGCCAGAATCAGATGGAGCCAATCGGGTTATCAGATCCATCTCTATACTGGAATACAACTTCTGTCGGCGCTTGGCATGATCCATCTAATAATATTGGGTCCTCAGTCAGTTCTCTGATCTAG
- the LOC123218144 gene encoding dof zinc finger protein DOF5.4-like — protein sequence MQRQDRGGSEEKKPVQNQQDRRLKVIQGENSQQLQQQQPQKCPRCESLNTKFCYYNNYSLSQPRYFCKTCRRYWTQGGTLRNVPVGGGCRKGKRTKTSSSGENSRSSHPHPSPPSQNILSSSPVVTRRANESSNNLATPSSISSMGSYFPGGGFLSSLAAIQPLSQPQSFNQNLNPALSVGVGDHTGGSSNLGILQGYGVPFAQPTQFYQIGNREKSVNPIYHPPEESLIHSARPPSSSQHDWHQSFINNTNPNAADTALWSISTSSSPHTNANSNNTGPVSGSLNRNQWPDLPGYGSPP from the coding sequence ATGCAGCGGCAAGATAGAGGAGGGAGTGAAGAGAAGAAGCCGGTACAGAATCAACAAGATCGGAGACTGAAGGTGATACAAGGAGAGAATTCACAACAACTGCAGCAGCAGCAGCCCCAGAAGTGTCCTCGTTGCGAGTCTCTAAATACAAAGTTTTGTTATTACAATAACTACAGCCTCTCTCAGCCTCGTTATTTCTGCAAGACTTGTAGAAGGTACTGGACTCAAGGTGGAACCCTAAGGAACGTTCCTGTGGGAGGAGGTTGCAGGAAAGGAAAGCGCACAAAAACCTCCTCTTCCGGTGAAAATTCAAGATCTTCTCACCCACACCCATCTCCACCTTCTCAAAATATTCTCTCTTCCAGTCCGGTTGTTACAAGAAGGGCTAACGAATCTAGTAATAATTTGGCTACgccttcttcaatttcttccatGGGATCTTACTTTCCAGGTGGTGGGTTCTTGTCTTCTTTAGCAGCAATTCAACCTTTGAGCCAACCACAATCTTTTAATCAGAATCTGAATCCAGCTCTAAGTGTTGGTGTTGGTGATCATACGGGAGGGTCTTCAAATTTGGGTATTTTGCAGGGATATGGCGTCCCTTTTGCGCAACCAACACAATTTTACCAGATAGGTAATAGAGAGAAGAGCGTAAATCCCATTTATCATCCGCCTGAAGAGAGCTTGATTCACTCTGCAAGACCTCCAAGTTCGTCCCAACATGATTGGCATCAAAGCTTCATCAACAATACTAACCCTAATGCTGCAGATACGGCTTTGTGGAGTATCAGCACCAGCAGCAGCCCCCACACTAATGCCAACAGTAACAATACTGGCCCTGTTTCTGGTTCTCTGAACCGGAATCAATGGCCTGATCTTCCAGGTTATGGCTCTCCTCCTTGA
- the LOC123219573 gene encoding late embryogenesis abundant protein, group 3 produces MTSISITKGGIFNLSKGFPKTSSLSLSTRRVSRVCFSSPSLNYNYNHEGRDSVERARDSRADMPYESRQTMNETDEAKEALKDATERSKQRAQEMKERAKEYGQEAKEKAKEGTYRAEDTANSAKEKAKGYAEETKDKAKEGTYKAAETAQSAKEKAKEYANETKDKAKEGTEKAAESADYTKEKAKDDAQGVKKKTGEATETVVEKTKVGTIKAAETMQNIGEKTKEAMQGAWGAAKKTTQKIKEAVVGKDDDDDDDIYKEKKVDENVDDLRRRAGGYDENKKKKY; encoded by the exons ATGACTTCCATCTCCATAACCAAGGGCGGCATCTTCAACCTCTCTAAAGGTTTCCCGAAAAcctcttctctttctctatcTACTCGCAGAGTCTCCCGCGTCTGCTTCTCTTCTCCTTCCTTAAATTATAACTACAATCATGAG GGCCGAGATTCAGTGGAAAGGGCCAGAGACTCGAGGGCTGATATGCCCTACGAGTCAAGGCAAACAATGAATGAGACTGATGAAGCAAAGGAAGCTCTGAAAGACGCAACGGAAAGATCTAAACAACGTGCACAGGAAATGAAGGAGAGAGCAAAAGAGTACGGGCAAGAAGCTAAAGAGAAGGCCAAAGAAGGAACTTACAGAGCCGAGGATACTGCAAACAGCGCTAAAGAGAAGGCAAAAGGGTATGCAGAAGAAACCAAAGACAAGGCTAAAGAAGGAACTTATAAAGCAGCTGAGACTGCACAGAGCGCGAAAGAGAAGGCAAAGGAGTACGCCAATGAGACAAAAGACAAAGCCAAAGAAGGGACGGAAAAAGCAGCGGAGAGTGCAGATTACACAAAAGAGAAAGCAAAAGACGACGCGCAAGGGGTGAAGAAGAAGACCGGAGAGGCTACAGAGACGGTGGTGGAGAAGACCAAGGTTGGAACAATCAAGGCGGCGGAGACGATGCAGAATAtaggagaaaaaacaaaagaagcaaTGCAAGGCGCATGGGGCGCCGCCAAAAAGACTACACAGAAGATTAAAGAGGCTGTAGTTGGCaaagacgacgacgacgacgacgacatTTATAAAGAGAAGAAAGTAGATGAAAATGTTGATGATTTGAGGAGACGAGCAGGAGGATATGAtgagaataagaagaagaaatattaa